In one window of Frigoriglobus tundricola DNA:
- a CDS encoding addiction module protein: MSEAAEKLKPLLAALTRGERTELVTYLIALNDDDDGEVLTPEEWEAAWIEECDRRIADLDSGKAKAVPADEFMQRMKEKYG, translated from the coding sequence ATGAGCGAAGCCGCCGAGAAGCTGAAACCCTTACTGGCCGCGCTGACACGCGGCGAACGGACTGAATTGGTAACGTACTTGATTGCCCTCAACGACGATGATGACGGTGAAGTGTTGACACCCGAGGAGTGGGAGGCCGCCTGGATCGAAGAGTGTGACCGGCGAATCGCTGACCTGGACTCCGGAAAGGCGAAGGCCGTACCGGCCGACGAGTTCATGCAACGGATGAAGGAGAAGTACGGGTGA
- a CDS encoding PPC domain-containing protein translates to MLFRLVFSLCGLCGLCGEILAASPSLGGIQPRGAQRGTEVALTFQGGRLADAQEVLVYYPGIAVKKTEVVNDATLKVTVAISPDCRLGEHAFRVRTATGVSDLRTFWVGALPVVEEVEPNSEFDKPQPVPLNVTVHGVVQNEDVDYYVVECKKGQRLSVEIEAMRLGVTFFDPYVAILDSKRFELATGDDSPLTGQDGGCSVVIPADGKYIVQVRESAYGGNGACQYRLHVGNFPRPTAVVPAGGRPNEELEVTFLGDPTGPIKQKVKLPATGDDHYRLHCQTPEGVHPAGFPFRIVNVPNTIASGTNVSVATATAGAAPGAFNGVVAKPGESSYFKFTAKKGETYDIHCYARRLGSPLDPVLFLGNAAGAAIVGNDDAIGPDSYFRSTIPADGEYTLWVHDHLKKGGPDYFYRIEVTPIQPRVDATIPKVDGNNPANQERQTVTVPRGGRAASLVIANRADFGGPLVMGFEKLPAGVTLTAETMEPGLNVVPVVFEAKPDAPAAGHLSAITATHTDPMAPIPSKTTLDAAFAINQPGQTVYSRHVFDRTAVVVSEAAPYSIKVIEPKVPLVQNGSANLRVVAKRAEGFKGAITVFPLWTPPGMGIQGSAVIPEGQTETLLPMNAAPNAAARKWKTAVTAVADAGKGPVWTSSQLFALEVAAPFVTLTMERPAVEQGKDTQLFCKVAVATPFEGKAKVALIGLPAKTTTQVIEITKDTKEFAFPIVADKTSPVGQHNVFAQVIIDRGGEQIAGNTGGTQLRIDVPLPPKVAVATPTPAPMTPKPATPTPPTPPKRLTRLEQLRLEAEEREKAAAAGGQPAPKKEEPKKP, encoded by the coding sequence ATGCTCTTCCGCCTCGTGTTCTCTCTCTGCGGTCTTTGTGGTCTCTGCGGTGAAATCCTCGCGGCATCGCCCTCGCTCGGCGGCATCCAGCCGCGCGGCGCCCAGCGCGGCACCGAGGTCGCCCTCACCTTCCAGGGCGGGCGGCTCGCCGACGCTCAGGAAGTGCTCGTCTATTACCCCGGTATCGCGGTCAAGAAGACGGAAGTCGTCAACGACGCCACCCTGAAAGTCACGGTCGCCATTAGCCCGGACTGTCGGCTCGGGGAACACGCCTTCCGCGTCCGCACCGCGACCGGCGTGTCCGACCTGCGCACGTTCTGGGTCGGGGCGCTGCCGGTGGTCGAAGAGGTGGAGCCGAACAGCGAGTTCGACAAACCGCAGCCGGTCCCGCTCAACGTCACCGTCCACGGCGTCGTGCAGAACGAGGACGTCGATTACTACGTCGTCGAGTGCAAGAAGGGCCAGCGCCTGTCGGTCGAGATCGAGGCCATGCGCCTCGGCGTCACGTTCTTCGACCCCTACGTCGCCATCCTCGACAGCAAGCGGTTCGAACTGGCTACCGGCGACGACTCCCCGCTGACCGGCCAGGACGGCGGGTGCTCCGTCGTCATCCCGGCCGATGGGAAGTACATCGTTCAGGTCCGCGAGAGCGCCTACGGCGGTAACGGCGCGTGCCAGTACCGGTTGCACGTCGGGAACTTCCCGCGGCCCACGGCCGTCGTCCCCGCCGGCGGCAGGCCGAACGAAGAGCTGGAGGTCACCTTCCTCGGCGACCCGACCGGGCCGATCAAGCAGAAAGTCAAGCTGCCCGCAACGGGAGACGACCACTACCGGCTCCACTGCCAGACGCCCGAAGGCGTTCACCCCGCCGGGTTCCCGTTCCGCATCGTGAACGTCCCGAACACCATCGCGAGCGGCACGAACGTGAGTGTTGCGACCGCGACCGCCGGCGCCGCTCCGGGCGCGTTCAACGGCGTGGTCGCGAAACCCGGTGAATCCAGCTACTTCAAGTTCACCGCCAAGAAGGGCGAGACCTACGACATCCACTGCTACGCCCGCCGCCTGGGGTCGCCGCTCGACCCGGTCCTCTTCCTCGGCAACGCGGCCGGCGCCGCGATCGTCGGCAACGACGACGCCATCGGCCCGGACAGCTACTTCCGCTCCACGATCCCCGCCGACGGCGAGTACACGCTTTGGGTTCACGACCACCTGAAGAAGGGCGGTCCGGACTACTTCTACCGCATCGAAGTCACGCCGATTCAGCCGCGTGTCGATGCGACCATTCCGAAAGTGGACGGCAACAACCCCGCGAACCAGGAGCGCCAGACCGTTACCGTCCCCCGGGGCGGGCGGGCCGCGTCGCTCGTGATCGCCAACCGCGCCGATTTCGGCGGGCCGCTCGTGATGGGCTTCGAGAAACTGCCCGCTGGCGTCACGCTGACCGCGGAGACGATGGAGCCGGGTCTGAACGTCGTTCCTGTGGTGTTCGAGGCGAAGCCGGACGCGCCCGCCGCGGGACACCTGAGCGCGATCACCGCGACGCACACCGATCCGATGGCCCCGATCCCATCGAAGACGACCCTCGATGCGGCCTTCGCCATCAACCAGCCGGGCCAGACGGTCTACTCGCGCCACGTGTTCGATCGCACCGCGGTCGTGGTCTCCGAAGCGGCCCCGTACTCGATCAAGGTGATTGAACCGAAGGTGCCGCTCGTGCAGAACGGGTCGGCCAACCTGCGGGTGGTCGCGAAGCGGGCCGAGGGCTTCAAGGGCGCGATCACCGTGTTCCCGCTCTGGACCCCGCCGGGCATGGGCATTCAGGGGTCCGCGGTCATCCCCGAGGGGCAGACCGAAACCCTCCTGCCGATGAACGCGGCCCCGAACGCCGCGGCGCGGAAGTGGAAGACGGCCGTGACCGCCGTGGCCGACGCCGGCAAGGGACCGGTGTGGACGTCCAGCCAGCTCTTCGCGCTGGAGGTGGCGGCCCCGTTCGTCACGCTCACGATGGAACGCCCCGCCGTCGAGCAGGGCAAGGACACGCAACTGTTCTGCAAGGTCGCCGTGGCCACGCCGTTCGAGGGCAAAGCCAAGGTGGCGCTGATCGGCCTCCCGGCGAAGACGACGACGCAGGTGATCGAGATCACAAAGGACACGAAGGAGTTCGCGTTCCCGATCGTCGCGGACAAGACGAGCCCGGTCGGCCAGCACAACGTGTTCGCGCAAGTCATCATCGACCGCGGCGGCGAACAGATCGCCGGCAACACCGGCGGCACGCAGCTCCGCATCGACGTGCCGCTCCCGCCAAAGGTGGCCGTCGCGACCCCGACGCCCGCCCCGATGACGCCGAAACCGGCGACGCCCACTCCGCCGACCCCACCGAAGCGCCTCACGCGGCTCGAACAGCTCCGGCTCGAAGCCGAGGAGCGCGAGAAGGCCGCAGCCGCCGGCGGGCAGCCCGCACCCAAGAAGGAAGAGCCGAAGAAGCCGTGA
- a CDS encoding AsmA family protein — protein MSADTVTPPPAPPQLPPVTPSAPTAPTAPPVSHRRRWFRRFLPLLTLLVVSAWFLPAIVANTGLRNHLARRALADLHGSVDVGGASLGWFAPLELRDVTLKDEAGRTVVSVPKITTQKSLLDLARNPADPGEITLEGPTIALVCEKNATNLETALAEYLKDDGRPARPTRVPVAVRVSGGQLTLTDAENGKTTSVENLAATVSAPANRSEPVAVAFTSATGGVSAELVLGDAGSAKLVSTGLALDTFAPLLKRLDPNLSLAGAVTTDLQLSWGKDATGRPRFAVAGTAGAKQLVVSAPWLNGDTLRLDSAELPLNVEVTGSSVSVQRFDLACDVGTVSIAGTFDPNEPTEQLLMRPGVTARASIELSRLAAKVPKLLRVKGGTELREGKVALTLTSQADPSGVVWQGHILTSAIRAVRDGKVIHWEQPLHVEFTGRYASGQVPTFDKFVCTSDFIAVNAKTTPETVQAAATVLLNRLGERLAEFLDLGGATLAGEATVQLVGRREPTGAFKAEGAVVLKDFAITDHNGRGLKEPALTLKLKATGRAPASGPVQLATASVGLSADGDELNLTLLEPVADVRALASGAVDLTVRGDLTRWKARIAAVTAVPAYEMGGTAVVSGKARFAADRITVERLTVGLTNAKFRGAGVFIDEPILNATGDFTLVRSTGVATVAALTLNSAPLSVTNGTLTFELKTDLAVSGDGQCVTDLNRLGATLKLYADPRGPDAFYGRGAGPVRFRYAGDVTTFAATLDVTNFAYGPKEKLVWAEPALRLEANGNYADSADAVTLTVARAERPGLALDAKGQLARITTTQDLNFSGSLRYDWAKLTPLAREFLGATFNATGTGTRALALSGQLAPATAPPAAPPGGIVLRAPGELAGAAAPSVLVGLRGEAALGWDTLKAHGFDVGTGELKTSLARGVLTVAPVTATFGGGKVTLAPTVKLDPAPGVLTLAKGPVVEHAKLTPQATSGALGYALPAFANATQAEGELSATIDDNRIPLADATQATLKGTLVIHKAQVGAGPVVAELAKLLGANTTTMTLATDTAVPVQVANARVYHQNFAFKISGTTLHTSGSVGFDNTLDLVIDVPLPKDLPALKNNPLLMKAVAGKVIKVPVKGTLTKPMIDAKAFESAVVALARQGAKDAGKDALDKELNKLFPGAVPGTNPKSGGSPFPLPFGKNP, from the coding sequence ATGTCCGCCGATACCGTTACGCCCCCGCCGGCTCCGCCGCAACTCCCGCCCGTTACACCGTCTGCGCCGACTGCGCCAACCGCCCCGCCCGTGTCGCACCGGCGCCGCTGGTTCCGGCGCTTTCTGCCACTCCTCACGCTGCTGGTCGTGAGCGCGTGGTTCCTGCCCGCGATCGTCGCCAACACGGGTTTGCGTAACCACCTCGCGCGCCGGGCGCTCGCGGACCTGCACGGCAGTGTAGATGTCGGTGGCGCGTCGCTCGGCTGGTTCGCCCCGCTCGAACTGCGCGACGTGACCCTCAAGGACGAAGCCGGGCGCACCGTCGTGAGTGTGCCGAAGATCACAACGCAGAAGTCGCTGCTCGACCTCGCGCGGAACCCGGCCGACCCGGGCGAGATCACGCTCGAGGGTCCGACGATCGCGCTCGTGTGCGAGAAGAACGCGACGAACCTTGAAACCGCACTCGCGGAATATCTGAAGGACGACGGCCGACCGGCCCGGCCGACACGGGTGCCCGTCGCGGTTCGCGTGTCCGGTGGTCAACTCACCCTCACGGACGCCGAAAATGGCAAGACGACGAGCGTGGAGAACCTCGCTGCGACCGTGAGTGCCCCCGCGAACCGCTCCGAACCGGTTGCCGTCGCGTTCACCAGTGCCACCGGCGGCGTCAGCGCGGAGCTGGTCCTTGGTGACGCCGGTTCCGCGAAGCTCGTATCGACCGGGCTCGCGCTCGACACCTTCGCGCCGCTCTTGAAACGCCTCGATCCGAACCTGAGTCTCGCGGGCGCGGTGACGACCGACCTTCAGCTCTCCTGGGGCAAGGACGCGACCGGTCGCCCGCGTTTCGCCGTCGCCGGAACGGCGGGCGCGAAGCAACTGGTCGTCTCCGCACCGTGGTTGAACGGCGACACGCTCCGGCTCGACTCTGCTGAGCTTCCGCTCAATGTCGAGGTGACCGGTAGCTCGGTGAGCGTCCAGCGCTTCGATCTCGCGTGCGACGTGGGCACGGTCTCGATCGCCGGCACCTTCGACCCCAACGAGCCGACCGAGCAACTGTTGATGCGGCCGGGCGTGACGGCGAGGGCGAGCATCGAGCTCTCACGGCTGGCGGCGAAAGTGCCCAAGTTGCTCCGCGTGAAGGGCGGCACCGAACTGCGCGAGGGGAAGGTCGCGCTCACCCTCACCAGCCAGGCCGACCCGTCCGGCGTGGTTTGGCAGGGGCACATACTCACGTCCGCGATCCGGGCGGTGCGGGACGGCAAGGTGATCCACTGGGAGCAACCGCTGCACGTCGAGTTCACCGGCCGGTACGCGAGCGGTCAGGTGCCGACGTTCGACAAGTTCGTCTGCACCTCGGACTTCATCGCGGTGAACGCGAAGACCACGCCGGAAACGGTGCAGGCCGCTGCCACGGTCCTTTTGAACCGATTGGGCGAGCGGCTCGCCGAGTTCCTCGACCTCGGCGGCGCCACGCTCGCGGGCGAGGCGACGGTGCAACTCGTCGGCCGCCGCGAGCCGACCGGGGCGTTCAAGGCCGAAGGGGCGGTCGTGCTGAAGGATTTCGCGATCACCGATCACAACGGCCGGGGGCTGAAGGAGCCGGCGCTCACGCTGAAACTCAAGGCGACCGGTCGGGCGCCCGCCAGCGGACCGGTTCAACTCGCGACGGCCAGCGTGGGGCTCAGCGCGGACGGCGACGAGCTGAACCTGACGCTGCTCGAACCGGTCGCCGACGTGCGGGCACTGGCGAGTGGCGCGGTCGATTTGACCGTTCGCGGCGATCTGACCCGATGGAAAGCTCGGATCGCGGCGGTGACCGCGGTCCCGGCTTACGAGATGGGCGGGACCGCGGTCGTGAGCGGGAAGGCCCGGTTCGCCGCCGACCGCATCACCGTCGAGCGGCTGACGGTCGGCCTCACGAACGCGAAGTTCCGCGGCGCGGGTGTGTTCATCGACGAACCGATACTGAACGCGACCGGCGACTTCACCCTGGTGCGGTCCACGGGCGTCGCGACCGTCGCGGCGCTCACGCTCAACTCGGCCCCGCTGTCGGTCACGAACGGAACATTGACCTTTGAACTCAAAACGGACCTCGCAGTGAGTGGTGACGGGCAGTGCGTCACCGACCTGAATCGGCTCGGCGCGACGCTGAAACTTTACGCCGACCCGCGTGGCCCGGACGCGTTCTACGGCCGCGGCGCGGGGCCGGTCCGCTTCCGTTACGCGGGTGACGTGACCACCTTTGCCGCCACCCTGGACGTCACGAACTTCGCCTACGGTCCGAAGGAGAAACTGGTGTGGGCCGAACCGGCGCTCCGGCTCGAAGCCAACGGCAACTACGCGGATTCCGCCGACGCCGTGACGCTGACCGTTGCGAGGGCCGAGCGGCCGGGGCTCGCCCTGGACGCCAAGGGGCAACTCGCCCGCATCACGACCACTCAGGACTTGAACTTCTCGGGCTCACTCCGCTACGACTGGGCGAAACTGACACCATTGGCGCGCGAGTTCCTTGGAGCGACGTTTAACGCGACCGGCACCGGCACGCGGGCGCTCGCCCTGAGCGGGCAACTCGCGCCCGCGACTGCCCCGCCGGCCGCCCCGCCCGGTGGCATCGTGCTCAGGGCGCCCGGTGAACTGGCCGGTGCGGCCGCGCCGAGCGTCCTGGTCGGGCTGCGTGGCGAAGCGGCGCTCGGTTGGGACACGCTCAAGGCTCACGGATTCGATGTCGGAACCGGGGAACTGAAAACGTCCCTGGCCCGCGGGGTGCTGACCGTTGCACCCGTCACCGCGACCTTTGGCGGCGGCAAGGTGACGCTCGCGCCGACGGTGAAACTCGACCCGGCTCCGGGGGTTCTCACGCTCGCGAAGGGGCCGGTGGTGGAGCACGCGAAGCTCACCCCACAGGCCACGTCCGGGGCGCTCGGCTACGCGCTGCCGGCTTTTGCCAATGCCACACAGGCCGAAGGCGAACTCTCCGCCACCATCGACGACAACCGCATCCCGCTCGCCGACGCGACGCAGGCGACCCTCAAGGGCACGCTCGTGATTCACAAAGCGCAGGTCGGGGCCGGGCCGGTGGTCGCGGAACTGGCCAAGTTGCTCGGTGCCAACACCACCACGATGACGCTGGCGACCGACACCGCGGTGCCGGTGCAGGTCGCCAACGCGCGCGTCTACCACCAGAACTTCGCGTTCAAGATCAGCGGCACCACGCTCCACACGAGCGGGTCCGTGGGCTTCGACAACACCC
- a CDS encoding sulfatase-like hydrolase/transferase: MFRAFCLSLCSLCLCSETGFSADKPNVVLIVIDDLGQRDLGCYGSTFYKTPNIDQMAKAGVRFTDFYAACPVCSPTRASILTGRYPQRMNVTDWIPGRKDSPDQRLKRPEIRNELPLEEITIAKALQTNGYATALIGKWHLGGKGFEPTRFGFEVNVAGDETGTARSYFAPFVNKSGAMPGLEKAEDGEYLTDRLTTEAERFIETNKSKPFFLYLPHYAVHTPLKAPQALIDKYKVTPTHGRQSNPAYAAMVESMDASVGRVLKKLDDLKLTNNTLVIFTSDNGGLATLEGMPFAPTSNAPLREGKGYLYEGGIRAPCVMKWPGRIKAGSTTDRVACSIDFYPTIMDAAGIPQKNVHHTDGDSILRSSDDGDVKERAIYWHYPHYANQGSRPGGAVRFKDYKLIEFYEDGRRELFDVKRDISEGRNLAAEKPDVVKELAAKLATWRNEVGAKMPTPNPDYKPNPQNKDGVITMHARTALVQGSMLRFEPLPHKNTLGYWVNKDDSATFDFTVEKGGTFTVEVLQGCGKGSGGAEVELAVGDEKLTFTVKDTGGFQTFEARDVGTLKIEKAGRYTMSVKAKTKPGPAVMDLRQIVLKPVK; the protein is encoded by the coding sequence GTGTTTCGTGCCTTCTGCCTTTCATTGTGTTCTCTCTGCCTCTGTAGTGAAACCGGCTTCTCGGCCGACAAGCCCAACGTCGTCCTCATCGTGATCGACGACCTCGGCCAGCGCGACCTCGGCTGTTATGGCAGCACCTTCTACAAGACGCCGAACATCGACCAGATGGCGAAGGCGGGCGTCCGCTTCACCGACTTCTACGCCGCGTGCCCGGTGTGCTCGCCGACGCGGGCCAGCATCCTCACGGGCCGCTACCCGCAGCGCATGAACGTCACCGACTGGATTCCCGGTCGCAAGGACTCGCCCGATCAGCGGCTGAAGCGACCCGAAATCCGGAACGAACTGCCGCTCGAAGAAATCACCATCGCCAAGGCGCTTCAGACGAACGGCTACGCCACCGCACTCATCGGGAAATGGCACCTGGGGGGAAAAGGGTTCGAGCCGACGCGGTTCGGGTTCGAAGTGAACGTTGCCGGTGACGAAACCGGAACGGCACGCAGTTACTTCGCGCCGTTCGTGAACAAGTCCGGCGCGATGCCGGGGCTCGAAAAGGCCGAGGACGGTGAATACCTCACCGACCGGCTCACCACGGAAGCCGAGCGGTTCATCGAGACGAACAAGAGCAAGCCGTTCTTCCTGTACCTGCCTCACTATGCGGTCCACACGCCGCTCAAAGCTCCGCAAGCGCTCATCGACAAATACAAAGTGACGCCGACACACGGGCGTCAGAGCAACCCGGCCTACGCCGCGATGGTCGAGAGCATGGACGCGAGCGTCGGGCGCGTGCTGAAGAAACTCGACGACCTGAAACTGACCAACAACACGCTCGTGATCTTCACCAGCGATAACGGCGGCCTCGCGACACTGGAGGGGATGCCGTTCGCCCCGACCAGCAACGCCCCGCTGCGCGAAGGAAAGGGCTACCTCTACGAAGGCGGTATCCGCGCGCCGTGTGTCATGAAATGGCCCGGTCGGATCAAGGCGGGAAGTACGACCGACCGTGTCGCGTGCAGCATCGACTTTTATCCGACGATTATGGACGCGGCCGGTATACCGCAGAAAAATGTTCACCACACCGACGGCGACTCGATCCTGCGTTCTTCCGATGACGGGGATGTCAAGGAACGCGCGATCTACTGGCACTACCCGCACTACGCGAACCAGGGCTCCCGGCCGGGCGGCGCAGTGCGGTTCAAGGACTACAAGCTTATCGAGTTCTACGAGGACGGCCGGCGCGAACTCTTTGACGTAAAGCGCGACATCTCCGAAGGTCGAAACCTCGCCGCTGAGAAACCGGACGTTGTGAAAGAACTCGCTGCGAAACTCGCCACGTGGCGAAACGAGGTCGGCGCGAAGATGCCGACGCCCAACCCCGACTACAAACCCAACCCGCAGAACAAAGACGGCGTCATCACGATGCACGCCCGGACCGCTCTCGTGCAGGGCTCCATGCTCCGGTTTGAGCCGCTGCCGCACAAGAACACGCTCGGGTATTGGGTGAACAAGGACGATTCCGCGACCTTCGATTTCACGGTCGAGAAGGGGGGTACGTTCACCGTGGAGGTGCTGCAAGGTTGTGGGAAGGGGAGCGGCGGCGCGGAGGTGGAACTCGCGGTCGGTGACGAGAAGCTGACGTTCACGGTAAAAGATACGGGCGGGTTTCAGACGTTCGAGGCCCGAGATGTCGGCACTCTGAAGATCGAAAAGGCCGGGCGCTACACGATGAGTGTGAAGGCGAAGACCAAACCCGGCCCGGCCGTGATGGACCTCCGACAGATCGTGTTGAAGCCGGTGAAGTGA
- a CDS encoding DUF1501 domain-containing protein, translated as MNLLSRCLGSPLNRRNFLHVGAIGALGLTLDQYMRLQAAEPADKKKPKAEACIHIFMPGGQAHQESWDPKPFAPVEYRGQMGTVKTKIEGEVFNECLVKTAAVADQITVCRAMTHGEAAHERGTHNMFTGYRPSPALKFPSLGSVVSHELGVRNNLPPYVAVPTMPAQEAGSGYLSSSYAPFSLGSDPANGGFRVQDLALPGNVTPDRFATRRTMLDAVNAHFAGKEKSDNLDAMDTFYQRAYGLISSEKAREAFDINKEDAKLRDEYGRNAAGQRMLMARRLVESGVRFVTMTYGGWDLHGGIVDGTKSQLPQFDQAFATLVTDLKRRGLFDSTLIMVSSEFGRTPKINATAGRDHWPKVFSVVLAGGGIKKGFIYGKSDSTASEPDEDGLTVEDLAHTVYHCLGIDADKKLMSPGDRPIDIVREGKTRKELVA; from the coding sequence ATGAATCTGCTGTCCCGTTGCCTCGGCTCTCCTCTGAACCGTCGCAACTTCCTGCACGTCGGGGCGATCGGGGCGCTCGGCCTCACCCTCGACCAGTACATGCGGCTCCAGGCCGCCGAACCGGCCGACAAGAAGAAGCCCAAAGCGGAAGCGTGCATCCACATCTTCATGCCGGGCGGCCAGGCCCACCAGGAGAGTTGGGACCCGAAGCCGTTCGCCCCGGTCGAGTACCGCGGCCAGATGGGCACGGTGAAGACGAAGATCGAGGGCGAGGTGTTCAACGAGTGCCTGGTCAAGACGGCCGCCGTCGCGGACCAGATCACCGTGTGTCGGGCGATGACGCACGGCGAGGCCGCCCACGAGCGCGGCACCCACAACATGTTCACCGGCTACCGCCCCAGCCCCGCCCTCAAGTTCCCCAGCCTGGGTAGCGTCGTCAGCCACGAACTCGGCGTGCGGAACAATCTGCCCCCTTACGTGGCCGTGCCCACCATGCCCGCCCAGGAGGCCGGTAGCGGTTATCTGTCCAGCAGCTACGCCCCGTTCAGCCTCGGCAGCGACCCGGCCAACGGCGGGTTCCGCGTGCAGGACCTCGCGCTGCCCGGGAACGTCACCCCGGACCGCTTCGCCACCCGGCGGACCATGCTCGACGCCGTGAACGCCCACTTCGCCGGTAAGGAGAAGTCGGACAACCTCGACGCAATGGACACCTTCTACCAGCGGGCGTACGGACTCATCAGCAGCGAGAAGGCCCGCGAGGCGTTCGACATCAACAAGGAAGACGCCAAGCTCCGCGACGAGTACGGCCGCAACGCCGCCGGCCAGCGGATGCTGATGGCCCGCCGGTTGGTGGAGAGCGGCGTCCGGTTCGTCACCATGACCTACGGCGGCTGGGACCTCCACGGCGGCATCGTGGACGGCACCAAGAGCCAACTCCCGCAGTTCGACCAGGCGTTCGCCACACTGGTCACCGACCTCAAGCGGCGCGGGCTGTTCGACAGCACCCTGATCATGGTGTCCAGCGAGTTCGGCCGCACGCCGAAGATCAACGCCACCGCCGGCCGCGACCACTGGCCCAAGGTGTTCAGCGTGGTGCTCGCCGGCGGCGGCATCAAGAAGGGCTTCATCTACGGCAAGTCCGACTCGACCGCCAGCGAGCCCGACGAGGACGGGCTGACGGTGGAGGACCTGGCGCACACCGTCTACCACTGCCTCGGCATCGACGCGGACAAGAAGCTGATGTCGCCCGGCGACCGCCCCATCGACATCGTCCGCGAGGGCAAGACCCGCAAGGAACTGGTGGCGTAA